A portion of the Luxibacter massiliensis genome contains these proteins:
- a CDS encoding methyl-accepting chemotaxis protein — protein sequence MKIGKKLVLSFGITVIASVITAILAIASTNKVGALTHNLYEGPFIGATEAMSFSKDVYEIEANLYSAMIERNLSKYEDNIQQISARAGESLAHIEQVGDGKVQGLDALNQLSDKVGAERETVMSYMKAGDWEAAQSALLGSFGEAIRECSAAAEEVYAEAYAFASSTNDQAERTRVGVRWLQIGVFVAVLVLTLFILSRLVRSITKPVQELESVSGRLSQGQIKNEISFHSSDELGTLAESFRTTCNGLYTVVSDLTYLMDEMANGNFNIRTKAEEVYIGDFKPILMSIRQMNQSLSSTLEQINEVADQVASGSEQVSSGAQGLSQGATEQASSVQQLAATINEISEQVRQTAGHAKEASEKVIHAGDELSLSNESMAEMMHAMEEISQKSNEIGKIIKTIEDIAFQTNILALNAAVEAARAGEAGKGFAVVADEVRNLASKSAEAAKNTTLLIEGSIQAVEEGTRIAGQTAEALAATVESTQQAVDVVEKISVAAEQQAESISEVTQGVDQISSVVQTNSATAEQSAAASEELSGQSQILKELVNKFRLRDNGTAPAQVQKAGPMPEIYSEPIVSDYSKY from the coding sequence ATGAAAATAGGTAAGAAATTGGTTTTAAGCTTTGGCATTACAGTAATAGCATCTGTTATTACGGCAATCCTGGCTATTGCTTCGACAAATAAAGTGGGGGCATTGACGCATAACCTTTACGAGGGGCCGTTCATAGGAGCCACGGAAGCAATGAGCTTTTCTAAGGACGTATATGAGATAGAGGCGAATCTCTATAGCGCCATGATTGAGAGGAACCTGTCCAAATATGAGGACAACATTCAGCAGATTTCAGCGAGGGCGGGCGAGAGCCTGGCCCACATTGAACAGGTTGGTGATGGGAAGGTTCAGGGCCTGGATGCATTGAACCAGCTCAGCGACAAAGTGGGGGCCGAGCGGGAAACTGTGATGTCTTATATGAAAGCCGGTGACTGGGAGGCCGCCCAGTCGGCATTGCTGGGATCCTTTGGTGAGGCAATCAGAGAGTGTTCAGCGGCAGCTGAGGAAGTGTATGCAGAGGCCTATGCATTTGCCTCTAGTACAAACGATCAGGCAGAGAGGACAAGAGTGGGAGTACGCTGGCTGCAGATAGGCGTTTTTGTGGCAGTACTGGTGCTGACGCTTTTCATTTTGTCACGGTTAGTCCGCAGCATTACAAAACCGGTTCAGGAACTGGAGAGTGTTTCAGGAAGGCTGTCACAAGGGCAGATTAAGAACGAGATATCTTTTCATTCCAGTGATGAACTGGGAACTTTGGCAGAGAGTTTCCGTACGACTTGCAATGGATTGTATACTGTGGTCTCAGACCTTACATATCTGATGGATGAGATGGCAAATGGCAATTTTAATATTCGGACAAAGGCGGAGGAAGTTTACATAGGGGATTTTAAACCCATCCTGATGTCTATCCGGCAGATGAACCAAAGCCTGAGCAGTACACTGGAGCAGATTAATGAGGTGGCGGATCAGGTGGCAAGCGGTTCTGAACAGGTATCTTCCGGCGCCCAGGGACTGTCCCAGGGGGCCACAGAGCAGGCAAGTTCAGTACAGCAGCTTGCAGCTACCATCAATGAGATTTCAGAGCAGGTAAGGCAGACGGCGGGACATGCCAAAGAGGCCAGTGAAAAGGTAATCCATGCGGGCGATGAACTGTCTCTGTCCAATGAAAGTATGGCAGAAATGATGCATGCCATGGAAGAAATCAGCCAGAAGTCCAACGAGATTGGGAAGATCATAAAGACGATTGAGGATATTGCATTCCAGACCAATATTCTGGCCCTGAATGCGGCTGTGGAGGCCGCCCGGGCAGGGGAAGCCGGGAAAGGCTTTGCAGTTGTGGCAGATGAGGTGCGCAACCTGGCTTCCAAGAGCGCAGAGGCAGCAAAGAATACCACACTTTTGATCGAGGGATCTATTCAGGCTGTTGAGGAAGGCACCCGTATTGCAGGGCAGACTGCAGAGGCATTGGCGGCCACAGTTGAGAGTACACAGCAGGCGGTGGATGTTGTAGAAAAGATTAGTGTGGCGGCTGAGCAGCAGGCAGAATCCATCTCGGAAGTCACACAGGGTGTGGATCAGATTTCCAGTGTTGTCCAGACAAATTCGGCCACTGCGGAGCAGAGTGCAGCGGCCAGCGAAGAGCTGTCCGGCCAGTCACAGATATTAAAAGAGCTTGTGAATAAATTTAGGCTGAGGGATAATGGGACTGCCCCTGCGCAGGTACAGAAGGCTGGACCAATGCCTGAGATATATAGTGAGCCTATAGTAAGCGATTACAGTAAATATTAA
- a CDS encoding nucleotidyltransferase family protein, translated as MEGGRPINYEIGFILILLKAVINQKPSQPLRKQVNWDTVLKVSDFQNIISLVYHGMLGLEKEASEECQYTFYQKYKKELLLRESYISVEEVIMWQLEKHRIHGLFLSGTGSGELYPKPEMAHIGRLEIYVEESALPIIHDFMKEMDYEQKEDRLGDGIIYTRTPGIRIVFYGKVPVENKVLQKYFSDPVKKYLPLEKRKYIHILSEEEEYLYRVGRLVEMYIVGMLKIQDVLDFWQFHKVIGDQFRWKDVNELLEKARLKEFVRAVGLLSILWFGDGGRLDYGTALELEEYILSGGKENRHLDEAILPHERVRLDFYRRDREEEWSNKKREWFFPPREYMMQFFPVLEKHPSLLLFCWLARCIRLLKRILMGWLRKTAAKIRNKGSTLKERIRALRHKKKEEEPGGVPGEGPGVTPKEIQDGTNMEEEKGI; from the coding sequence ATGGAAGGGGGGAGACCTATTAACTACGAAATAGGATTTATATTAATTCTGCTAAAAGCAGTAATTAATCAGAAACCCTCCCAGCCATTGAGGAAGCAGGTAAACTGGGACACAGTCTTGAAGGTATCAGATTTTCAAAATATAATCAGTCTTGTATATCATGGGATGCTGGGATTGGAGAAAGAGGCCTCGGAGGAGTGCCAATATACATTTTATCAGAAATATAAGAAAGAGCTTCTTCTGCGTGAGTCTTATATAAGTGTGGAAGAGGTCATTATGTGGCAGCTTGAGAAGCACCGCATCCATGGATTGTTTCTGTCCGGCACAGGCTCGGGTGAGTTATACCCTAAGCCGGAGATGGCCCATATAGGGCGGCTGGAGATCTATGTAGAAGAGAGCGCCCTGCCTATCATCCATGATTTTATGAAAGAGATGGATTATGAGCAGAAGGAGGACCGGCTGGGAGACGGAATTATTTATACGAGGACACCAGGAATACGGATTGTCTTTTATGGGAAAGTCCCAGTAGAGAATAAAGTTCTGCAGAAATATTTTTCAGATCCTGTGAAAAAGTATCTCCCCCTGGAAAAACGAAAATATATACATATCCTTTCAGAAGAAGAAGAATATCTCTACCGTGTAGGCCGCCTGGTTGAGATGTATATTGTAGGAATGCTTAAGATCCAGGACGTTCTGGATTTTTGGCAGTTCCATAAAGTCATAGGCGACCAGTTCCGGTGGAAAGATGTAAATGAACTTTTGGAGAAGGCGAGACTAAAAGAATTTGTTCGTGCGGTTGGCCTGCTTTCCATATTATGGTTTGGCGACGGCGGAAGGCTGGATTACGGGACAGCGCTGGAGCTGGAGGAATATATATTATCCGGGGGAAAGGAGAATAGGCATCTGGATGAGGCCATTCTGCCCCATGAAAGAGTTAGGCTGGATTTTTACAGGCGTGACCGGGAAGAAGAGTGGAGCAACAAAAAGCGGGAATGGTTTTTCCCGCCCAGAGAATACATGATGCAGTTCTTTCCTGTATTGGAAAAGCACCCTTCTCTGCTGCTATTCTGCTGGCTTGCAAGATGTATACGGTTATTAAAAAGGATTCTTATGGGATGGCTCAGAAAGACAGCGGCTAAGATTCGGAACAAAGGCAGCACGCTGAAGGAGCGTATCAGAGCTTTAAGGCATAAGAAAAAAGAAGAGGAACCCGGGGGCGTCCCAGGTGAAGGCCCTGGCGTGACGCCAAAGGAGATTCAGGATGGTACCAATATGGAGGAGGAGAAGGGGATATGA
- a CDS encoding cell division ATP-binding protein FtsE — MAEIIFEHVTKMFRDEIALDDVSLEVEKGEFVFVIGKSGAGKSTLLNLIMKQEDVTSGHIIVEGRQLDLMRPSRIAAHRRKLGIMSPEVGLLKDRSIYDNIALAIWATGRNNARMRNTIIKVLGLVGIADKAPFFPNELSGGEQARALLARALSVNPSILIADEPTANLDPDAAWDLMQLLEEVNYKGMTVIVASHARELVTIMRKRCITLVAGTVVADEKHGIYNYKAVDIFEERRILEEREKKKAKKS, encoded by the coding sequence ATGGCAGAAATTATTTTTGAGCATGTTACAAAAATGTTTCGGGATGAGATTGCGCTTGATGATGTATCGCTTGAGGTAGAAAAGGGAGAGTTTGTCTTTGTGATCGGAAAGAGCGGGGCAGGCAAGAGCACTCTGCTCAACCTGATTATGAAGCAGGAAGATGTTACCTCGGGCCATATCATAGTAGAGGGGAGACAGCTAGATTTAATGCGGCCAAGCCGTATAGCGGCACATCGGCGCAAGCTGGGGATTATGTCGCCGGAGGTAGGGCTTTTGAAGGACCGCTCTATATATGATAATATAGCCCTCGCAATATGGGCAACGGGCAGAAACAATGCAAGAATGAGAAACACCATTATAAAGGTTCTGGGATTGGTGGGGATTGCCGATAAGGCGCCGTTTTTCCCGAATGAACTGTCAGGAGGAGAGCAGGCCAGGGCGCTTTTGGCCCGCGCCCTCTCGGTGAATCCCTCTATTTTAATAGCGGATGAACCTACGGCAAACCTGGATCCAGATGCTGCCTGGGATTTGATGCAGCTTCTTGAAGAGGTCAATTATAAGGGCATGACCGTGATTGTGGCAAGCCATGCAAGGGAATTGGTGACGATTATGAGAAAGAGGTGTATTACGCTAGTTGCGGGCACAGTGGTGGCAGATGAAAAGCATGGGATTTATAATTATAAGGCGGTGGATATTTTCGAGGAAAGGCGAATTTTGGAAGAAAGAGAAAAGAAAAAAGCAAAAAAATCTTAA
- a CDS encoding C39 family peptidase yields the protein MKKKLFLGLLLVLLLLYAPTYKLNLKSDDSKQASSPTQDAAPAPPPLQDGQYKLSLTTSIGTLTYYNQSDVRWANAPYGASDPIASYGCGPTALAMLVSSFTEQTMQPPDMAQWAASNHYWVSGSGSKHNLIPEGAAAFGLHAESFRDFTVEGIKNALESGHVLVALMGPGHFTSEGHFIIITDYWSGSQVSIADPNSLENTQKAWDIQLLIDELHSAAVYGGPVWSISP from the coding sequence GTGAAAAAAAAGTTATTTTTAGGACTGTTACTTGTCCTTCTTTTATTATATGCACCTACCTATAAACTAAATCTAAAATCAGATGATTCAAAGCAGGCCTCCTCCCCGACACAGGACGCCGCCCCTGCTCCGCCTCCATTACAGGATGGGCAGTATAAGCTTTCCCTGACAACCAGTATTGGAACTTTAACGTATTACAATCAGTCGGATGTCCGTTGGGCAAATGCTCCATATGGCGCTTCCGACCCTATTGCCAGTTATGGATGCGGCCCTACGGCCCTGGCTATGCTTGTGTCAAGTTTTACAGAGCAGACCATGCAGCCTCCTGATATGGCGCAGTGGGCGGCCTCTAACCATTACTGGGTATCTGGTTCTGGCTCTAAACATAATCTGATTCCAGAAGGCGCCGCTGCATTTGGCCTCCACGCTGAATCTTTTAGAGATTTTACAGTGGAAGGTATTAAAAATGCTCTAGAAAGCGGCCACGTCCTGGTCGCGTTGATGGGGCCCGGCCACTTTACCTCAGAGGGGCATTTTATCATTATCACCGATTACTGGTCAGGCAGCCAGGTGAGCATTGCAGATCCCAACAGCCTGGAAAACACCCAGAAGGCCTGGGACATACAGCTGCTTATAGATGAGTTGCACAGCGCGGCTGTGTATGGAGGGCCCGTATGGTCAATCTCCCCTTGA
- a CDS encoding Hpt domain-containing protein, with the protein MTLIQEQFLQDLGIDAQRTLERFGGMWHILEKFLLKFPEDPTFREFKDAQETKNSELLERTAHTLKGLSANLGIQQLSDLCATCVNAIRQDDLQTAFGSCPQIEEEYQRVVGIIHNYSDSMDLH; encoded by the coding sequence ATGACTTTGATTCAAGAGCAATTTCTTCAAGATTTAGGAATAGACGCCCAAAGAACATTGGAACGTTTTGGCGGTATGTGGCATATTCTGGAGAAGTTCCTGTTAAAGTTCCCAGAAGACCCAACATTCCGGGAATTTAAAGATGCACAAGAAACAAAGAATTCAGAACTGTTGGAAAGAACTGCCCATACTCTAAAGGGATTGTCCGCTAATCTTGGGATACAGCAGCTTAGCGACCTCTGCGCCACGTGCGTCAATGCTATACGGCAGGATGATCTGCAGACAGCATTTGGCTCCTGCCCCCAGATTGAAGAAGAATACCAGAGAGTTGTAGGTATTATACATAACTATTCTGATAGCATGGATCTGCATTAA
- a CDS encoding response regulator, producing MYSVMIVDDDATSLSITKALLEDEYDVQIMRSGLQALGYLKDYNDIDIILLDMMMPGTDGIKVLKELKEDENLRDIPVIFLTSLDGMNFEAEALTSGASDFLSKPVHQGLMKLKIQRHLYIAQLKRENRIMKQRLKVIGKVLEDLE from the coding sequence ATGTATAGCGTAATGATTGTAGATGATGATGCGACGAGTCTTTCTATCACAAAGGCACTGCTGGAAGATGAATATGATGTACAGATTATGAGATCCGGCCTGCAGGCCCTTGGTTATCTGAAAGACTACAACGATATCGATATAATTCTGCTGGATATGATGATGCCTGGTACAGACGGCATCAAGGTACTCAAAGAACTGAAAGAGGATGAAAACTTACGTGATATTCCCGTTATTTTCCTCACCAGCCTGGACGGAATGAATTTTGAAGCCGAGGCCCTCACTTCTGGCGCCAGCGACTTTCTAAGCAAGCCTGTCCATCAAGGACTGATGAAGCTAAAAATACAACGGCATTTATATATAGCACAGCTTAAGAGGGAGAACCGTATCATGAAACAGCGCCTTAAGGTAATCGGTAAGGTACTGGAGGATCTGGAATAA
- the fliS gene encoding flagellar export chaperone FliS translates to MYQNGYEQYKMQSVNTMTRGEMLLLLYDELLKRLTRAQIALEDKTYDAFDKSVTRSREIILYLKNTLNMEYGISADLRKMYDFFLYELSRLQAGRNSSVIDELKPLVMELRDAFKEANKTSGM, encoded by the coding sequence ATGTATCAAAATGGATATGAACAGTATAAAATGCAGTCAGTAAATACTATGACCCGGGGAGAGATGCTTTTGCTGCTCTATGATGAGCTGCTTAAGCGCCTCACCAGGGCGCAGATAGCTCTTGAGGATAAGACTTACGATGCTTTCGATAAATCTGTGACGAGATCCAGGGAGATTATTTTATATTTAAAGAATACATTGAATATGGAGTATGGGATCAGTGCAGATTTGAGGAAGATGTATGATTTTTTTCTCTATGAATTGAGCCGGCTGCAGGCTGGCAGGAACAGCTCTGTAATTGATGAGCTTAAGCCACTGGTGATGGAGCTTCGGGATGCATTTAAAGAGGCGAATAAAACAAGCGGGATGTAA
- the fliD gene encoding flagellar filament capping protein FliD: MSGIGGLSSSTSSSIRGYGGLASGLDRDTLIENMTYGTTSKIEKQQQKKTTLQWKQSAIQNITDKMINFADTYTSTMTSTTNLFSSAFWGRNIITALGANSKFVSVSGTASSANSVSIAGIKQLAEKARWTSQSAVSSKSLTTGDINPDELQNSDTLSGKTLTFKYGGNSYTVTLSGQNSNNEAYKFDTVENIKDSLNDILSKEELKDGRKLSEVIDVATDGDKIVFKDKENTGNELKLTGGSALELLGFKDSADSDFTEISFSNGSVSSKQDIDANTLTESVSFVDKIAGKEMTVSYNGTSKTIKMPEADELAGLTGEALMDKIAESLQGQMDDAFGKGRISVKNNDNSDGTFSLEFVTTKPGDGSLDESSTLTFVNGSTGLLGENGLLKTAYGANNRLNLNAKLEDAGFAGNLNISDDPDNPTIITINGTDIEITKDDTVYTLMDKINKNTDVTVSYQAEGDKFTFTSNEDGASGSIEFGGDTNALEAIFGQGASTVSVQGQDAIVSVKYGDTGDVVEIIRGSNSFNLDGMTIGLKGTFGYDDTGKLDSTAEEITFDANVDTDKIVDAVKEMVEAYNEIVELVNKEVQTKPDRDYAPLTSDQKSELSEDEIKLYEEKAKEGLLFNDSDLRALSNDLRFAISPADLAEMEKLGLSISSTYSDNGKLVLDETKFRAALESDPEKVEEMFTKTKTTDASGNTVSADGIATNLKNVMYKYANNIGTYGILVNKAGTSKAPRSITDNTIYKELEEINKKISDLQDRLETERDRYIQQFTSLETLISQMNSQSSYLSQFGASY; the protein is encoded by the coding sequence ATGTCAGGTATAGGTGGATTAAGCAGTTCAACAAGCAGCAGTATCAGGGGGTATGGCGGCCTGGCCAGTGGATTGGACAGAGATACCCTAATCGAAAATATGACCTATGGCACTACAAGTAAGATTGAGAAACAGCAGCAGAAAAAAACTACGCTTCAGTGGAAGCAGTCTGCAATCCAGAATATCACGGACAAGATGATCAACTTTGCAGACACATATACGTCTACAATGACTTCTACGACGAACTTGTTCAGTTCTGCTTTCTGGGGAAGGAATATTATCACAGCCTTGGGGGCAAACAGTAAGTTTGTCAGTGTATCAGGTACAGCAAGTTCAGCTAACTCTGTCTCAATAGCAGGGATTAAGCAGTTGGCTGAGAAGGCGCGCTGGACCTCACAGTCAGCAGTGTCAAGCAAGTCTCTTACTACGGGAGACATCAATCCTGATGAACTCCAGAACTCCGACACACTGAGTGGAAAGACGCTGACTTTCAAATATGGAGGCAACAGCTATACAGTGACACTCAGCGGACAGAACAGCAATAATGAAGCGTACAAGTTTGATACTGTAGAGAATATTAAGGATTCACTGAATGACATTCTGTCAAAGGAAGAGTTAAAGGATGGCAGAAAGCTGTCTGAAGTAATAGATGTGGCCACAGATGGGGATAAGATTGTATTTAAAGATAAGGAAAACACTGGGAATGAGCTGAAGCTTACAGGCGGTTCAGCTCTGGAGCTTTTAGGGTTTAAGGACAGCGCAGACAGTGATTTTACAGAGATAAGTTTTTCCAATGGTTCTGTATCTTCTAAGCAGGATATAGATGCAAATACCTTGACAGAGTCTGTGTCCTTTGTTGATAAGATTGCTGGCAAAGAGATGACTGTCAGCTATAACGGCACATCCAAGACCATCAAGATGCCGGAGGCAGATGAACTGGCAGGCCTCACAGGAGAAGCTTTGATGGATAAGATTGCAGAGTCTCTCCAGGGGCAGATGGATGATGCATTTGGAAAGGGAAGGATTTCTGTAAAGAATAATGACAATTCCGATGGCACGTTCAGCCTGGAGTTTGTGACAACAAAGCCAGGTGATGGCAGCTTAGACGAGAGTTCCACACTCACATTCGTCAATGGCAGTACTGGACTTTTAGGAGAGAACGGCCTGCTGAAGACAGCGTATGGCGCCAACAACCGCCTGAACCTAAATGCAAAACTGGAAGATGCAGGGTTTGCAGGTAATCTGAATATAAGTGATGACCCAGATAATCCTACAATTATCACCATCAATGGCACTGACATTGAGATTACGAAAGATGATACAGTCTATACATTGATGGATAAGATTAACAAGAATACAGATGTGACAGTCAGCTATCAGGCAGAAGGAGACAAATTTACTTTCACATCCAATGAGGACGGGGCCAGCGGCAGTATTGAATTTGGAGGCGACACGAACGCACTGGAGGCCATATTTGGCCAGGGCGCTTCAACGGTTTCGGTGCAGGGCCAGGATGCCATTGTTTCAGTTAAATATGGAGATACGGGCGATGTAGTCGAAATTATCAGAGGATCCAATAGCTTTAATCTTGACGGAATGACCATAGGATTAAAGGGGACATTTGGATATGACGATACTGGCAAGTTAGATTCAACTGCTGAGGAAATCACGTTTGACGCCAATGTGGATACAGACAAAATCGTAGACGCTGTCAAAGAGATGGTGGAAGCGTACAATGAAATTGTAGAATTGGTGAACAAAGAAGTCCAGACCAAACCTGACCGTGATTATGCTCCTTTGACATCGGATCAGAAAAGCGAACTTAGCGAGGATGAGATTAAGCTGTATGAGGAAAAGGCAAAAGAAGGCCTGCTTTTCAATGACAGCGACCTGCGGGCCCTGAGCAATGACCTCAGGTTTGCCATTAGTCCGGCAGACTTAGCTGAGATGGAGAAGCTAGGACTTTCCATTTCCAGTACATACTCAGACAATGGTAAGCTGGTGCTGGATGAGACTAAATTCAGGGCAGCCCTGGAATCTGACCCTGAAAAAGTAGAGGAGATGTTCACTAAGACGAAAACAACGGACGCCAGCGGGAATACAGTAAGCGCCGATGGTATTGCCACGAATCTTAAGAATGTAATGTATAAATATGCCAACAATATAGGTACATACGGAATATTGGTGAATAAGGCCGGTACATCCAAAGCGCCCAGAAGTATTACAGACAATACCATCTATAAAGAACTGGAAGAGATTAATAAAAAGATTTCTGACCTCCAGGACAGGCTGGAGACGGAGAGAGACCGCTATATACAACAATTTACCAGCCTGGAGACGCTTATTTCCCAGATGAACAGCCAGAGCAGCTATCTGAGCCAGTTTGGGGCATCATACTAG
- a CDS encoding ParA family protein — MATIIALTNQKGGVGKTTTSSALAAGLASFYDKKVLAIDLDPQGSLGFSLGLDIEDCSNIYDVLKGSVSISEAIQTTDYCDIVTSNILLSSAELEFTSTDRELLLKKALAPVVANYDYIIIDTPPALNILTVNAYASSDHLIIPMAPEILSLLGVTQLKETIDSVRQSLNSSLHVLGIILTRYNGRTLLAREVKEMAENIASQIGTCVFRTQIRPSVTVAEAPAHGVSVFEHAPRSNPSLDYQDFVGEVLSMIEKKQTQEVQ; from the coding sequence TTGGCTACTATTATCGCTCTTACCAATCAAAAAGGCGGCGTAGGCAAGACAACCACATCGAGTGCTTTAGCCGCAGGCTTGGCCTCTTTTTATGATAAAAAGGTACTGGCAATTGACCTTGACCCCCAGGGGAGCCTGGGATTCAGCCTTGGTCTTGATATTGAGGACTGCAGTAACATATATGATGTGCTGAAAGGTTCTGTTTCTATCTCAGAAGCCATTCAGACTACAGATTACTGCGATATCGTCACTTCTAATATTTTGTTGAGCAGTGCAGAGCTGGAATTCACTTCTACGGACAGGGAACTTTTATTAAAGAAAGCGCTCGCCCCTGTTGTTGCCAATTACGATTATATTATCATAGACACGCCCCCGGCATTAAATATCCTGACTGTCAATGCTTATGCCTCCTCTGATCATCTGATCATCCCTATGGCGCCCGAAATACTCAGCCTCTTAGGCGTGACACAGCTAAAGGAAACCATTGATTCTGTCCGTCAGTCTCTAAATTCCAGCCTCCATGTACTGGGAATCATTCTCACTAGGTACAATGGACGCACCCTTCTGGCCCGGGAAGTGAAAGAAATGGCAGAGAACATCGCATCCCAGATTGGGACATGCGTCTTTCGCACACAGATACGCCCAAGTGTCACTGTGGCGGAAGCGCCCGCCCACGGAGTAAGCGTTTTTGAACATGCGCCCCGCTCTAATCCTTCCCTCGATTACCAAGATTTTGTAGGGGAAGTATTATCTATGATTGAAAAGAAGCAAACCCAGGAGGTACAATAG
- a CDS encoding late competence development ComFB family protein translates to MARKSNKTAHVLNLLAGHDAKKDTQEETASSENPEVSKKPSENPEATPEVSSPLPSAPSPQNVAVIDKTGDDPLAELIQNKLSDEFEKELSNTVPPTPSAQKSEQAPDLSEPVSQLSPEPEEVSEDSKQDTPAGIMPAAEPPNPEKSDEAPSPALQQDFEELKQDSQVPEQSQAEESAPPAQPEPTPEPDFIVLNIMDRIVREKIIYFLRQFDVCTCDRCVADTVALTLNGLAPKYIVTSPAAADPLLSFYTNKFISDVTVEATKACMTIKENPRH, encoded by the coding sequence ATGGCCAGAAAAAGTAATAAAACTGCACATGTCCTGAACCTGCTTGCCGGGCATGATGCAAAAAAGGATACACAGGAAGAAACAGCTTCCTCAGAAAATCCAGAGGTTTCAAAGAAGCCTTCAGAGAATCCAGAGGCTACGCCGGAAGTATCCTCGCCCTTGCCAAGCGCGCCATCCCCCCAGAATGTAGCGGTCATTGATAAGACCGGGGATGACCCGCTGGCAGAGCTGATACAGAACAAGCTCTCCGATGAATTTGAAAAGGAGCTGTCCAATACAGTCCCGCCAACTCCTTCTGCTCAAAAATCAGAACAGGCTCCTGATCTATCAGAGCCTGTTTCTCAATTATCTCCTGAGCCAGAAGAAGTGTCCGAGGATTCAAAGCAGGATACGCCTGCTGGCATCATGCCTGCTGCCGAGCCGCCAAATCCTGAGAAATCTGATGAGGCTCCTTCCCCCGCCTTACAGCAGGATTTTGAGGAACTTAAGCAGGATTCCCAGGTTCCTGAACAGTCCCAGGCGGAAGAATCTGCCCCTCCTGCTCAGCCAGAACCAACCCCGGAACCAGATTTCATTGTCCTGAATATCATGGACCGCATTGTACGGGAAAAAATCATTTATTTTTTAAGGCAATTTGATGTCTGCACCTGTGACCGCTGTGTTGCCGACACTGTGGCCCTAACCCTAAACGGCCTGGCTCCCAAATATATTGTAACTTCCCCCGCGGCGGCTGACCCGCTTCTGAGCTTTTATACAAATAAATTTATCTCAGATGTCACTGTAGAAGCTACTAAGGCATGCATGACCATTAAAGAGAACCCAAGACATTGA